A stretch of Oculatellaceae cyanobacterium DNA encodes these proteins:
- a CDS encoding Nif11-like leader peptide family natural product precursor encodes MAFEQIEAFLKKMQSEPELKNEVLAASTADDIARIALLLGFEFSGDELLRMSGKKVGSITVRKTDLPGEY; translated from the coding sequence ATGGCTTTTGAGCAAATCGAAGCATTTTTAAAGAAAATGCAGTCTGAACCTGAACTTAAAAACGAGGTACTCGCAGCATCAACCGCAGATGATATTGCGCGAATAGCACTCTTGCTTGGTTTTGAATTTTCAGGTGATGAATTATTGAGAATGTCAGGTAAGAAAGTTGGCAGCATTACTGTTAGAAAAACTGATCTTCCTGGAGAGTAC